Within Haematobia irritans isolate KBUSLIRL chromosome 2, ASM5000362v1, whole genome shotgun sequence, the genomic segment TTTagtattttcgaaaatttgtttGTATGAGCTGATTTCATATCATAAAAGTACTCTTGTACAAAGATCCAAAATTGATTGGATGCCCCGGGGAattctaaattaaatataaaaaacttttgaagcAAGTATCCAGTGCTCGCTGGAAATCAGCAAAATGCAGCATTGCATGGTCTAGATAGACGTAGTAATTATATTCACTATCTTCTAAATTAACATctccaacaacaaaaataaatggtTGAATATTCTAATTTctcttttctaaaaattttaaatggttgTCTACTTCTTGAAAACTTTCTGCCAGGAATATTGACGATTCTTGGGAGTCTTTTATGGTGTATTTTCCATACGTTTTCTTTCCATCTTTATCTCTTCGGACGTATTTTGCTGTTGGATACAGGTAGCCATGTAGGCACCAAATCAAACGCATCATAAATAAAGACATGTTTGAGGCTATAAAGATAGATATAAATAGTAGTTATTTAATTATATGCGTAATTGtacttattaaattttttcgtaACTAACCTGCGTTTGATAGATCAATTTTATCGAAAACTGACTTAATTCCAGcatctttaatatatttttccttCTTAATCACATTATACACAGATATTAGTTTTGTTTCCCATTCGAATATTGGTGTGTAGTCCTTATATAGTACTCCGAAGTCCATGTTAATCTAAACGAAACATTAACATTTTCATGtagcaaaaatattaaattaagtgGATGTTTAAATTAAGTTACTTACCAACTTTGCTCCAAGACACTCTTTATACTGTGGCCAAGCTTTAAATATATCCTTAAGGCTGTCgtgtttgtcaaatatttgacgTATTCGGTAATTCGCGCATGACtgccacattttcaaaaattgttcttgGTCGAAATTATCATATTTTAGACTATGAATTATTTCTTTTGCGTTTTCTTcagaaactaaaaaaataaataccaaatttactacaaattcaTAAATCAAAATTGAGTTTTTTGAATATCTTACCGATATTATCCACAGGTTTAGATCCCTTGTGCAAATTAACATCATCTCTATCTTTctggtaaatttgatttcttttcatGTTGTTGTATTTTACATATAGCTTTCCACGTCTGTCGGTGCGGTAAGAATGGAGTTTCTCATTGGGAAACAtttctattatttgtttttccaaATTATAGCTTTCTTGTAAAGACATGTGCAACCCATTGGCATGAAAATAACTAGCTATTGTTGTAATTATTAAATTTCGTTGATCTTCATTTATATGTTCGTATTTTTTATAGGTCTCTAAAATTCTTTTTCCAGTTTTATTGTGATTTAAAATTGTCGACAGCTTTACACCAGTATTTGAGTCAAAGCGTTCTGTCAGAGGTTCCTGAGAAAATGTGATTGAAGAGCAGCTAGATTTCCGTGAGGAAGTCGAAATATTGGCCACGTCTAAGTAATATTCGTCGTGAATAGGTTTTCCGGTTTCTTCTCTCcatttattaatattaaacTCAAAAACTATTTTGTCTCCTAATTTAAATCTTCGTGTGAGTTCCTCTAAATGTTTTCTGGTAATGATTTGTAAGACATCAATCGTTATATTTTCATctgaaaaatacaataaataaataagcttaaattttaaatcatattatattataattacctTTTAATGTGGGAAGTAAATACGTTCCATTTTTCGAGTAGAATTTCTAATTGATCTTCACTGGCTGCCATATTGATATCTATTAATATATCTCCTTTATTCTTATCATATATTTGCCTGTATGGGTTCTTATGGCTGTAGTTGGATGTCCAATTAGATTGTTGATGTTGAATGCAAAGACTCCCTCCACTTTATTGACGTGTATCTCAAAAGCTCTATAATGGCTACAATAAACAATGTCttttaatttttctccaaatatataaatctggttgtccaaacaaaatatgtttatgattctaTAAATATGGTAGTCAATGTCGCATTCAGCAACAAAAAGTTCCTTTTTATATACAATGTTTTTAAACAAAACTTTATTGTAAAAACATAACTTTCTTTTAGGTATTTTAAGTTGAGCACATATTTCATCATTTAATTCACATACGGTTATATCTTTCTGTAATAAAACAAGATCTTTACTTGTAGAAGAGTTTAGCAAATAGTTTGAAAATATGAACTGATATTTTTTCTCCAAtgaaaaacatatgttttttcGTGAAGTTATAGCATGTGTGTACAACTTAAAACTGCGGTGTTTAGACTCAAATTGGAAGCTCCAGAATTTCCTCACTGGTCCGCATTTTCTCATTATTTCCGGATAATGAAGTAACAAATGATATTTTGGTTTCAAATTAGTTTTAAAAAGCaaattagtttatatatataataataatattatatatataataataatattataatataataaagcaCTCCATTTAAACTTACAACACTTACAATATCTCTActtcacaaaaatattaaaaacaagtttttcaacgtCCGATCACAATGAATGTCACTTTAAAAATGAATGTATTTATTCTTCAACCACTATTTAACACGCTGCAGACATAACGGGGTTTCCTCTATTGGCATGTCAGAGATGTGACTTTGCATTTTATGctcgtttttatatttaaacgAACACTGCTATATTCTTATTCAATATTACGTTGCTCACACGTAATAACTCCCATACCTGCATACGTGTACAACACACACAAttcttttgtgtgtgtgtgagtgtgtgttttAGCAATAAAAGCACAAACAACTTTGCAACGCAACAAGAATATCATATTTCACGTTTTTTGTAGTTTGTTtcctaattttttcaaatttaaatcattCATCACTTAAAAAggcttatactaattaaaatatGTGGAAATAATGCAGTTTTTGCAGTTTTTTTCATATACGGGGCGGAAAATTAGAAACTAAAAAcagatgatgaaaattttcgtcaatttgATTACTGATTTCATTAAATCAATGAAAGATTTTCATCAACTTGATGACCAAAAATTGATGTAAGTTTCTTCATTGAATTGATGATGgtgtttttcaaatgaaaacataatacaTCAAATTGAACACCGATTTCATCAAAACAATGTAATTTCTACATCAATTTGATGAagattttttgatgatttttttttcattaatttgatgATGtacttttctatcagtgtaaatgctggcagggtcctTAAATTATTCACACATTAAGGTggttattaagttcgagtttatccgctaaaatcgtcattttttcactaaagtgaaaactaaatcagttaaaaaaaatgcataaaattatacatcccaataaacacaaacgtttgaaaaatactaaaattcaataatttttcaaacattttttcaaagaattagggtaatattcaagttgagaaattgttgagaaaatcgcgttctcaacaaaaaacagacattaccctcaacagtaaaattcaacaaaatagcaataatttctcaattgtaatcctcaaatttaaatgcatcgctactcaataatttctcaaacagttttcaatgt encodes:
- the LOC142223879 gene encoding uncharacterized protein LOC142223879, giving the protein MSLQESYNLEKQIIEMFPNEKLHSYRTDRRGKLYVKYNNMKRNQIYQKDRDDVNLHKGSKPVDNIVSEENAKEIIHSLKYDNFDQEQFLKMWQSCANYRIRQIFDKHDSLKDIFKAWPQYKECLGAKLINMDFGVLYKDYTPIFEWETKLISVYNVIKKEKYIKDAGIKSVFDKIDLSNAASNMSLFMMRLIWCLHGYLYPTAKYVRRDKDGKKTYGKYTIKDSQESSIFLAESFQEVDNHLKFLEKRN